CGGCGAGCAGGGCTACGCGTCGCTGGCCGACATCCCGTTCCCGGTGGACGTGGTGGACGTGTTCCGGCGGTCGGAGGCGGCGGGCGAGTTCGCCGACGCGGCGGTGGAGATCGGCGCGAAGGCGGTGTGGTTCCAGCTCGACGTGATCGACGAGGCGGCGTACGAGCGGGCCACCGCGGCCGGGCTGGACGTGGTCATGGACCGCTGCCCGGCCATCGAGTGGCCGGCGCACGGGCCGCGCTGATCACGTCCCGCTGATCAGGCGCGGCGGCGGGCGGTGACCTCGATCTCGATCCGCATCCGGGGGTCGGCCAGGCCGCACTCCAGCATCGTCGCGGCCGGCCGCACCTCGCCGAACACCGCGCGCAACGCGGGCCAGCACGGCTCGAAGTCCTTGGCGTCGGGCAGGTAGTACGTGACGCGGACGACATCGGCGAAGGCGCACTCCGCCTCGGTCAGCGCGGCGCCGATGTTGACCAGGCACTGCTCGGCCTGCGCGACCACGTCGTCGGAGATGGTCATGGTGGCGTAGTCGAAGCCGGTGGTGCCGGAGACGTGCACCCAGTCGCCGTCGACCACGGCCCGCGCGTAGCCGATCTGTTCTTCGAACGTGGAGCCTGAAAGGATCACTCGCCTCATGGCGTTCACCCTAATTGAGTAACCTGCGGGCCATGCCGATCGTCGCGCTCAACGGGATCAACCTCAGCTACCAGGTCGACGGCGAGGGTGACCTCGTCGTCATGCTGATGGGCACCGGCAGCCCCGGCCGGGTGTGGCGCGCGCACCAGGTGCCCGCGCTGAAGGCCGCCGGGTTCCGGGTGGCCACGGTCGACAACCGGGGCATCCCGCCGACGGACGAGTGCGCGTCCGGGATCGCGATCGAGGACATGATCGGCGACACCGTCGCGTTGATCGAGTCGCTCGGCGGACGGGCGCACCTGGTCGGCACGTCGATGG
This is a stretch of genomic DNA from Saccharothrix ecbatanensis. It encodes these proteins:
- a CDS encoding RidA family protein produces the protein MRRVILSGSTFEEQIGYARAVVDGDWVHVSGTTGFDYATMTISDDVVAQAEQCLVNIGAALTEAECAFADVVRVTYYLPDAKDFEPCWPALRAVFGEVRPAATMLECGLADPRMRIEIEVTARRRA
- a CDS encoding CoA-binding protein, producing the protein MTEPWGDPEKIRRILADGETWAVVGLSDHPQRAAHGVARFLKQHGKRIVPVHPDAPTVHGEQGYASLADIPFPVDVVDVFRRSEAAGEFADAAVEIGAKAVWFQLDVIDEAAYERATAAGLDVVMDRCPAIEWPAHGPR